GTGCACCACCTGTAAGGGCAGCGGCTGCGCCCCCGGCACCACGCCGGAGGTCTGCCCCGAGTGCCACGGCAGCGGCGTGGTGCAGACCCGCCGCCAGACGCCCATGGGGGTGTTCGCCTCCAGCAACCCCTGCCGCAAGTGCGGCGGCACGGGCCGCATCATCCACCAGCCCTGCCCCGACTGTCACGGCGGCGGCTTCACCCGCAAGCGCAAGACCATCAAGGTCTCCATTCCCGCCGGCATCGACCACGGTCAGACCATCTCCCTGCGGGGACAGGGCCATGCCGGGAAGAACGGCGGCCCCGCCGGCGACCTGCTGGTCACGGTGATGGTGCAGCCCCACGACGTGTTCCGCCGGGACGGCACCGCCGTGTTCTGCGAGGCCCCCATCACCTTCACGCAGGCGGTGCTGGGCGCCGAACTGGAGATCCCCACCATCGACGGTAAGGTGAAGTACACCATCCCGGAGGGGACGCAGACCGGCACCGTGTTCCGCCTGAAGGGCAAGGGCATCCCCGTCCTCAACGGCCGTGGCCGTGGCGACCAGTACGTCACCGTCACCATCGAGACGCCCCGGAACCTGAACCGGGAGCAGAAGGACGCCCTGCGGAAATTCAGCGAGACCTTGAGCGAGGGCAACTATGAGAAGCACCGCAGCTTCTTCAAGAAGAAGTAACGCCTATGTATCTGGCAGATTATCACGTACATTCTACCTGCTCACAGGACGGCCGGCAGACCATGGCACAGGCGGCACAGGCCGCCGTGGACGCCGGGCTGGATGAGCTGTGCCTGACGGATCACGTGGACACCGTCTACTGGGGCCCGGAGCAGAAGCCCCGCTGGGACTTCGACTGGGACGCCGTCCGCCGCCAGTTCCGTCAGGCGCAGGAGCAGTGGGGCCACCGCATTACCCTGCGGCTGGGAGCGGAGCTGGGAGAGGCCGCCATGAGCTTTCAGCGGGCGGAGCATTTGATGCAGAATGCCCCTCCGCTGGACTTTGTCATCGGCTCCGTCCACATGGCGGGAAAGAAATTTCACCACAAAGATCTCTATTATATTGAAAAAGCCGACGAAGCGTATTATGATAGTATCATCGACAGCTATCTGGAGGACGTGCTGGCGCTGGCCCGATGGGGCAAGTTTCAGGTGCTGGGCCACTTGACCCTGCCCCTGCGGTATATCAACGAAAACTACGGTGAGCACATGACCTTCGCCCACCACATGGATCAGGTGGAGGAGATCTTCCGTACCATCATCCCCAAGGGGCTGGGCATCGAGTGCAACACCAACCGTGGAAACGAGCCATTGCCCGGCGCCGATATCCTGCGGCTCTACCGCCGTCTGGGGGGCGAGATCATCACCTTGGGCAGCGATGCCCACCGTCCGGCGGACGTGGGCTGCTTCATCCGCCAGCGGCAGGAGCTGCTGCGGGAGTGCGGCTTCCGCTACTTCACCACCTTTACCGGCGGAAAGCCGGAGTTCAAAGAATTGTAAGAGGAGAATACACCATGAAAATTGCCATCGGCTGCGATCACGGCGGCTA
The genomic region above belongs to Vescimonas coprocola and contains:
- a CDS encoding histidinol-phosphatase HisJ family protein: MYLADYHVHSTCSQDGRQTMAQAAQAAVDAGLDELCLTDHVDTVYWGPEQKPRWDFDWDAVRRQFRQAQEQWGHRITLRLGAELGEAAMSFQRAEHLMQNAPPLDFVIGSVHMAGKKFHHKDLYYIEKADEAYYDSIIDSYLEDVLALARWGKFQVLGHLTLPLRYINENYGEHMTFAHHMDQVEEIFRTIIPKGLGIECNTNRGNEPLPGADILRLYRRLGGEIITLGSDAHRPADVGCFIRQRQELLRECGFRYFTTFTGGKPEFKEL
- the dnaJ gene encoding molecular chaperone DnaJ encodes the protein MAEKRDYYEVLGVDKNASEDEIKRAYKKLARKYHPDMNPGDKEAEEKFKEINEANEVLSDPEKKARYDQFGFAGTDPNYGAGQGGGFGGFDFGDLGDIFGSFFGGGFGGQQQRRNGPQRGESIRVSVSLSFTEAAFGCEKELAVERMEQCTTCKGSGCAPGTTPEVCPECHGSGVVQTRRQTPMGVFASSNPCRKCGGTGRIIHQPCPDCHGGGFTRKRKTIKVSIPAGIDHGQTISLRGQGHAGKNGGPAGDLLVTVMVQPHDVFRRDGTAVFCEAPITFTQAVLGAELEIPTIDGKVKYTIPEGTQTGTVFRLKGKGIPVLNGRGRGDQYVTVTIETPRNLNREQKDALRKFSETLSEGNYEKHRSFFKKK